The DNA sequence TTCGAAAAAGCAGTTTTCCGCTTTCAGCCGGCGCAAGCGTTCCAGGCTGCCGCGCTCTTCCCATGTCAACACGATTCCAGGCGCATGGTGCGCGTGCGCGCTCTCCTCCCACAGGCTGGACGGGCAGGCGGCCACCGGCGCGATGCCGGGGGCGATGCTGACGACGCCGCGCCGCAGGCGGTAGCTGCCGTTTGCGCTCTTGCTTTCAACTGACACGAAGGCCCAGCAAAAGGGATTGCTCGGAAACGCCGTCATGGCAGCGTCGACCAGCCGGCTTTCGGCGTCGATACCGTGCAGGGCTTGCGCGACATTCTCCCGCGCCCGCGTGGAAGACATGCCTTGCACGGCGACGAAGCCCAGGCCGACGGCCATGGCCAGGACCAGGCCCCTCCTGCCGCGCTCGCCGGCGCGCTGCTGCGACACGGCCGTCGCCATGGCGATCGACATCAGCGCCGCATACGACGCCCATGACAGGAAGCCGCGCGCGGCAAAGTAGAACGGCACGCCGGCCAGCAAGGCCATGAAACCAATTTTCAGCGCACGGCGCGGCAGCAGCATGATCATCGGCGCGCCGAAGGCCATCCAGAACACCGGTTCGACGATGAACACCATGTCGCCGTAGAACCAGCGCGAATCGAAGGGGTGAAACGGATGGAGCCCGTACGAATTGAGGAAATCCATCGACAGGTGCAGCATAAAACCGAGGGCCAGCATCAGCAGGAAGCCGGTTCGCGCGGCGACGCTTTGCTTGAGCAGTTCGCGCGCCGAAGGCCAGAGCATCCGTATCAGCAGCCACAGCAGCAGCGCCTGCGGCAAGGCATACAGCAGCGTATGGGTATGGCCGCGGTGATGCAGAAGATAGCCGAGCGGCGCAGGCAGCAACGGCGTGAGGAGCAGGTCGAGATCGGGAAAGTTGCTGGCGGCCCAGCCGGTAAAAAGAAGCAGGCGCCGGCGTGTGCGTTGCTGTTGCGGCGTGGCTTCGTCGAACAGGCTGCGGTGCAGGAATTCGCCGGCGGCCAGGCCGACGACCGAATGCGAAAGATTATCCATTGCGCAATTCTTGCACAGCTTTGCGCGGGATAACGGAACGGTGCGCCGGCGTGCCGCCGCTTTTTTACATCACGCCGCCAAGTGCCGCGCCTGCCGCTGCACGGCCGCGTCGGCCTTGCCTGCGGCCTGCGCCTTCATGCGCAGGTGCCGCTTGCTCATCTGTCCCGCGTAGTCGCTGTCGAGCGTGGCCTCCACCATCGCGGCATCCATCCCGCGCGCGCCCAGCCACTCGGCGATCAGCGCGACCAGGCGTTCCAGCGCGATGCGGTGCGTGGCGTCCGTCCTGGCGTACAGCCAGTCCGACAGCTGCATGAAATTGGCGAATGGCGCGTCGGCCAGGATCAGCGGCAGCGTGTTCGCGAAGCGGCCCGAGTTGGCGACCATGTCCCAGTAGCGCGAAAACCGCACCAGCCGCTGCATCGTCGCAAAGTCGATGCGGTCGTTGGCGAGGATCGAATACGGCGGGTAGGGATCGAACACCATTTGGTAGGTGTCGGTGTGGCGGATGATCGGCGTGCCGCGCAGGCGTTTCAGAATGCCGAACTGGATTTCGTGCGGGCCGAGCGCGACCAGCTTGTCGAAGCCGCGCGCGAAGCTGTCGAGATCTTCGCCCGGCAGCCCGGCGATCAGGTCGACGTGCAGGTGGGCGTGCGAATGCTCGCCCAGCCAGCGGATGTTGGCGGCCGCCTTTTCGTCGTCCTGGCGACGGCTGACCAGCGTCTGGACTTCCGGGTTGAAGCTCTGGATGCCGATCTCGAACTGCAGCGTCCCGGGCGGGAACCGCACGATCGCCTCCTTCAATGCGTCCGGCAAGTGGTCCGGCACCAGCTCGAAATGCGCGTACACCGGATCGTTCGGTGCGGCGGCCAGCTTGTCGAGGAAGAACTGCATGATCTTCAGGCTGGTCTTGATGTTCAGGTTGAAGGTGCGGTCGACGAACTTGAACAGGCGCGCACCGCGCGCATACAGCGCTTCCATTTCGGCCAGGAAGGCGTCGAGCGGGAACGGCCACGCCGTCTTGTCGAGCGACGACAGGCAGAACTCGCACTTGAACGGGCAGCCGCGCGAGGCTTCCACGTACAGCGTGCGGTGCGCGATGTCGTCGTCGGTGTAGAGCGAGTACGGCAGCTTGATTTCCGCCAGCGGCGGCTGCGCGCCGGCGTGGATCTTCATCAGCGGCTTGGGACCGTCGAGGATCTGGCGGCACAGCGAGGCGAACGTGATGTCGCCCCAGCCGGTGATGACGTAGTCGGCCAGCCGTGTGATGCTGCGCTCGGCGGTTTCGTGCGAAATCTCCGGGCCGCCCAGCACCACGACGACTTCGGGCGCGACGCGCTTGAGCAGCGCGACGATGCGCTCGATTTCTTCCACGTTCCAGATATAGATGCCGAAGCCGACGATGCGCGGCCGGTAGGCGAGAATGCGCTCGACCACCTCGGCGGGCTTGGTGCCGAGCACGAATTCATGTAGTTGCGTGGCTTGCTGCAGGTCGCCCATGTTGGCGAGCAGGTAACGCAGGCCGAGCGCGGCATGGGAATAGCGGGCGTTGAGGGTGGCGAGCAGGATAGTCATGGTGCGGAAGGCAATGGCGGCGAGCCGCCATTTTACGCGTGCGGCTCCGGCCGTGCGCGGAAGGCCGGCAATTCCCTGGGTGAAATGCCGGTCGGGCGCCGTTTCAGGCGCCCGGCGTCAGAACGTCAGAACTCTTCCCAGTCGTCGCCGCCTTTGGCCGGCGCGCGACGCGTCGTTATTGCTGCCGAGGCCAGTCTGGCCGGCTGCGGCCGTCCGGCCGGTTTCGGGGCGCGGGCCTTTGGCGCTGCCACCGCATGCGTGCCGGCAATCTTGAATGCCCCCACCACCTGCACCAGGTTGCTCGCCTGTTCCTGCATCGCTTCCGAGGCGGCGGCGGCCTGCTCCACCAGCGAGGCATTCTGCTGGGTGACTTCGTCCATCTGCGCGATGGCCTGGTTGATCTGCTCGATGCCGGCGGTTTGCTCGTGGCTGGCGGCGCTGATCTCGCCCATGATGTCGGTGACGCGGCGCACGCTCTCGACGATTTCCTGCATGGTGGCGCCGGCCTGGTCGACCAGCCGCGCGCCGCTGTCGACCTTGTCGACCGAGTCGTTGATCAGGGCCTTGATTTCCTTGGCCGCCGACG is a window from the Noviherbaspirillum sp. UKPF54 genome containing:
- a CDS encoding metal-dependent hydrolase; the encoded protein is MDNLSHSVVGLAAGEFLHRSLFDEATPQQQRTRRRLLLFTGWAASNFPDLDLLLTPLLPAPLGYLLHHRGHTHTLLYALPQALLLWLLIRMLWPSARELLKQSVAARTGFLLMLALGFMLHLSMDFLNSYGLHPFHPFDSRWFYGDMVFIVEPVFWMAFGAPMIMLLPRRALKIGFMALLAGVPFYFAARGFLSWASYAALMSIAMATAVSQQRAGERGRRGLVLAMAVGLGFVAVQGMSSTRARENVAQALHGIDAESRLVDAAMTAFPSNPFCWAFVSVESKSANGSYRLRRGVVSIAPGIAPVAACPSSLWEESAHAHHAPGIVLTWEERGSLERLRRLKAENCFFEAWLRFARAPVVNEATVFDARYGTSTQGNFTAMALAHSGDRVCTEFIPRWDYPRADLLAAPAQAGRGH
- a CDS encoding B12-binding domain-containing radical SAM protein; protein product: MTILLATLNARYSHAALGLRYLLANMGDLQQATQLHEFVLGTKPAEVVERILAYRPRIVGFGIYIWNVEEIERIVALLKRVAPEVVVVLGGPEISHETAERSITRLADYVITGWGDITFASLCRQILDGPKPLMKIHAGAQPPLAEIKLPYSLYTDDDIAHRTLYVEASRGCPFKCEFCLSSLDKTAWPFPLDAFLAEMEALYARGARLFKFVDRTFNLNIKTSLKIMQFFLDKLAAAPNDPVYAHFELVPDHLPDALKEAIVRFPPGTLQFEIGIQSFNPEVQTLVSRRQDDEKAAANIRWLGEHSHAHLHVDLIAGLPGEDLDSFARGFDKLVALGPHEIQFGILKRLRGTPIIRHTDTYQMVFDPYPPYSILANDRIDFATMQRLVRFSRYWDMVANSGRFANTLPLILADAPFANFMQLSDWLYARTDATHRIALERLVALIAEWLGARGMDAAMVEATLDSDYAGQMSKRHLRMKAQAAGKADAAVQRQARHLAA